From Sphingomonas hengshuiensis, one genomic window encodes:
- a CDS encoding DUF1489 family protein, which produces MPLHLTKVAFACDSVDFLRERLEARAATGMALTTRYLPKRADEIAGGSLFWILKHQLIGRSPILGFGEAEGNRIAIHLEPRLILVQARPKRAHQGWRYLEGADAPPDLDDAGAGIAEMPSAMLGELAAMGLL; this is translated from the coding sequence GTGCCGCTCCATCTCACCAAGGTCGCCTTTGCCTGCGACAGCGTCGATTTCCTCCGCGAGCGGCTGGAGGCGCGCGCCGCGACCGGCATGGCGCTGACCACGCGCTATCTGCCCAAGCGCGCCGACGAGATTGCGGGGGGATCGCTGTTCTGGATCCTCAAGCACCAGCTGATCGGGCGCTCGCCGATCCTCGGCTTCGGCGAGGCGGAGGGCAACCGAATCGCGATCCATCTCGAGCCGCGGCTGATCCTCGTCCAGGCGCGCCCCAAGCGGGCGCATCAGGGCTGGCGTTATCTGGAAGGCGCCGACGCCCCGCCGGACCTCGACGATGCAGGCGCGGGGATTGCCGAGATGCCGAGCGCGATGCTCGGCGAGCTGGCGGCGATGGGGCTGTTGTAG
- a CDS encoding LysR substrate-binding domain-containing protein, with translation MRRLPPLTAIEAFVQVARLGSIKAAAEELALSSPALSRRVQSLERFIAKPLFERRHQALRLNADGEVLLARIAPALDSMTDAVEAMTSGGERLRLRLGVLPLFATQRLLPKLPELKRRHPQLHLDVDTAGHGVARLGDGLDAAIVIARDIDPGLYARRLDRNRVHVIGARALREGPDPVVRPEQLSRLTALVHRDMPETFTAWRAAAGFPDLEPLAVDHFDSGNLMLEAAAQGLGVAFMLESHFEAARDDRLVQLFDLTVESHYSYWFVCRPRALAQRPVRLFHDWLIDALGAEKE, from the coding sequence ATGCGAAGGCTCCCTCCCCTCACTGCCATTGAAGCATTTGTCCAGGTGGCGCGGCTCGGGTCGATCAAGGCCGCCGCCGAGGAGCTTGCGCTGTCCTCACCCGCGCTCAGCCGGCGTGTCCAGTCGCTCGAGCGATTCATCGCCAAGCCGTTGTTCGAACGCCGGCACCAGGCGCTGCGGCTCAACGCCGATGGCGAAGTGCTGCTCGCGCGAATCGCGCCCGCGCTCGATTCGATGACCGACGCCGTCGAGGCGATGACCAGCGGCGGCGAGCGGCTAAGGCTGCGGCTGGGCGTGCTGCCGCTGTTCGCGACGCAGCGGCTGTTGCCCAAGCTGCCCGAACTCAAGCGCCGCCACCCGCAGCTCCACCTCGATGTCGACACCGCCGGGCATGGCGTGGCGCGGCTGGGCGACGGGCTCGACGCGGCGATCGTGATCGCGCGCGACATCGATCCGGGGCTCTATGCGCGCCGGCTGGACCGCAACCGCGTCCATGTCATCGGCGCGCGCGCGCTGCGGGAGGGGCCCGATCCGGTGGTGCGGCCCGAGCAATTGTCGCGGCTCACCGCTTTGGTCCATCGCGACATGCCCGAGACGTTCACGGCGTGGCGCGCGGCGGCGGGATTCCCCGACCTGGAGCCGCTGGCGGTCGACCATTTCGACTCGGGCAATTTGATGCTGGAGGCCGCCGCGCAGGGGCTGGGCGTGGCGTTCATGCTCGAATCGCATTTCGAAGCGGCGCGCGACGATCGGCTCGTCCAGCTGTTCGACCTGACGGTGGAGAGCCATTACAGCTATTGGTTCGTGTGCCGCCCGCGCGCGCTGGCGCAGCGGCCGGTACGACTGTTCCACGACTGGCTGATCGACGCGCTGGGCGCGGAGAAGGAATAG
- a CDS encoding pyridoxal phosphate-dependent aminotransferase → MKTSAALQRIQPSATLAMTSRVLELKRAGVDVIGLGAGEPDFDTPDFVKEAAIEAIRTGKTKYTNVDGTPELKEAIVAKFKRDNGLDYTPAQVTVNVGGKHTLFNAIVATVEAGDEVIVPAPYWVSYPDVVQFAGGTPVFVAAGAEQNYKLRPEQLEAAITARTKWVILNSPSNPTGAAYTAAELRALGEVLERHPHVWIFADDMYEHIVYDDFEFVTIAQVCPSLYDRTLTVNGCSKAYAMTGWRIGFAGGAVPLIKAIAKLQSQSTSNPCSIAQAAAVAALNGDQSFLKERAKAFQGRRDLVVSMLNQINGMSCPRPEGAFYVYPEFAGLIGKSTPKGVVIDTDEAMIGYLLDEAKVAAVHGAAFGLSPAMRISYATSDALLTEACTRIQTACAALR, encoded by the coding sequence GATTTCGATACGCCCGATTTCGTCAAGGAAGCGGCGATCGAGGCGATCCGCACCGGCAAGACCAAATACACCAATGTCGACGGCACGCCCGAGCTGAAGGAGGCGATCGTCGCCAAGTTCAAGCGCGACAATGGCCTCGACTACACCCCCGCCCAGGTCACCGTGAATGTCGGCGGCAAGCACACGCTGTTCAACGCGATCGTCGCCACGGTCGAGGCGGGCGACGAAGTCATCGTGCCCGCGCCCTATTGGGTCAGCTATCCCGACGTCGTCCAGTTCGCCGGGGGCACCCCGGTGTTCGTCGCGGCGGGCGCCGAGCAGAATTACAAGCTGCGCCCCGAACAGCTCGAAGCGGCGATCACCGCGCGGACCAAGTGGGTGATCCTCAACTCGCCGTCGAACCCGACCGGCGCCGCCTATACCGCCGCCGAACTGCGCGCGCTGGGCGAAGTGCTGGAGCGGCATCCGCATGTGTGGATCTTCGCCGACGATATGTACGAGCACATCGTTTATGATGATTTCGAATTCGTCACGATCGCGCAGGTCTGCCCCTCGCTCTATGACCGCACGCTCACCGTGAACGGCTGTTCGAAGGCCTATGCGATGACCGGCTGGCGGATCGGTTTCGCCGGCGGCGCCGTGCCGCTGATCAAGGCGATCGCCAAGCTCCAGTCGCAATCGACCTCGAACCCCTGCTCGATCGCGCAGGCGGCGGCGGTGGCGGCGCTGAACGGGGACCAGAGCTTCCTCAAGGAGCGCGCCAAGGCCTTCCAGGGGCGGCGCGACCTGGTTGTGTCGATGCTCAACCAGATCAACGGCATGAGCTGCCCCCGCCCCGAAGGTGCGTTCTACGTCTATCCCGAATTTGCCGGGCTGATCGGCAAGTCGACGCCCAAGGGCGTGGTGATCGACACCGACGAGGCGATGATCGGCTATCTGCTCGACGAGGCGAAGGTCGCGGCGGTGCACGGCGCGGCGTTCGGCCTCTCGCCCGCGATGCGGATCAGCTATGCGACGTCGGACGCGCTGCTGACCGAGGCGTGCACGCGAATCCAGACTGCGTGTGCGGCCTTGCGCTGA
- the msrA gene encoding peptide-methionine (S)-S-oxide reductase MsrA: MMKWSILAVSAAVAAFLLGQGASGAERAVPIPAPALDVPGGGGPQAAVFAGGCFWGMEAVFQSVRGVQSVTSGYAGGTRATATYPQVSTETTGHAEAVRIVYDPKKVSYGTLLRIYFSVAHDPTQLNRQGPDRGPSYRSAIFPQDAEQRRVAAAYIAQLGKAKAYPRPIVTRLEAGGFFPAEAYHQDFFWRNPTHAYIVRWDKPKVAAFRNAFPQLAN; the protein is encoded by the coding sequence ATGATGAAATGGTCGATTCTCGCGGTGAGTGCCGCCGTCGCCGCCTTCCTGCTCGGGCAGGGGGCTTCGGGTGCCGAGCGTGCGGTGCCGATTCCGGCACCCGCGCTGGACGTACCGGGCGGCGGCGGGCCACAGGCGGCGGTGTTCGCCGGCGGCTGCTTCTGGGGAATGGAGGCGGTGTTCCAGTCGGTGCGCGGCGTCCAGTCGGTGACCAGCGGCTATGCCGGCGGCACCCGCGCCACGGCCACCTATCCGCAGGTTTCGACCGAGACGACCGGCCATGCCGAGGCGGTGCGAATCGTCTATGACCCCAAAAAGGTCAGCTACGGCACGCTGCTGCGAATCTATTTCTCGGTCGCGCACGATCCGACCCAGCTCAATCGCCAGGGCCCCGATCGCGGCCCCAGCTATCGCTCCGCCATTTTCCCGCAGGATGCCGAGCAGCGCCGCGTTGCCGCTGCCTATATCGCCCAGCTCGGCAAGGCGAAGGCCTATCCGCGCCCGATCGTGACCAGGCTCGAAGCGGGCGGCTTCTTCCCGGCCGAGGCCTATCATCAGGACTTTTTCTGGCGGAACCCCACCCACGCCTATATCGTCCGCTGGGACAAGCCCAAGGTCGCAGCCTTCCGCAACGCCTTCCCCCAGCTGGCGAACTAA
- a CDS encoding peptidylprolyl isomerase: MLTMTLESGEVQIKLRADLAPNHVERIAKLSNDGFYDGVVFHRVIDGFMAQGGDPTGTGTSGSKEPNLAAEFSGEPHVRGVCSMARTMDPNSANSQFFICLDDATFLDRQYTVWGEVVSGMEHVDALPKGEPPRAPGKIVSMRAE; the protein is encoded by the coding sequence ATGCTCACCATGACGCTCGAATCGGGCGAAGTGCAGATCAAGCTGCGCGCCGATCTCGCGCCCAACCATGTCGAGCGCATCGCCAAGCTGTCGAATGACGGCTTTTACGACGGCGTGGTGTTCCACCGCGTGATCGACGGCTTCATGGCGCAGGGCGGCGATCCCACCGGCACCGGCACCAGCGGCTCGAAGGAGCCCAACCTCGCCGCCGAATTCAGCGGCGAGCCGCATGTCCGCGGCGTGTGCTCGATGGCGCGCACGATGGACCCGAACAGCGCCAATTCGCAGTTCTTCATCTGCCTCGACGACGCGACGTTCCTCGATCGCCAATATACGGTGTGGGGCGAAGTCGTGTCGGGCATGGAGCATGTCGACGCGCTCCCCAAGGGCGAGCCGCCTCGCGCGCCGGGCAAGATCGTGTCGATGCGCGCCGAGTAA
- the mgtE gene encoding magnesium transporter — protein MSDTELHEDTPAPESELDEDDRLKPEFVSAVLEAVAAGDAEAARARVAPLHPADIADLVELTPAELRPALAAAISDLIDGDVLAEMNDWVREALVDALEPHQVANIAAELDTDDAVAIIEDMDFEDQREVLRALDPDDRAAIEEALSYPEETAGRLMQREMIAVPEHWTVGNVLDYLRADEELTTDFWEIFVVDPAHRPVGTCMLSWILRSPRAVSVSDVMKREQTLIPADMDQEEVALRFQKYALISAAVVDSGGRLVGMITVDDVVHIISEEAGEDILRLSGAGEGDINEPVLLTVRTRLTWLFVNLGTAMLAASVVGLFQGEIAKFALLAVLMPIVSGMGGNAGTQTLAVVVRALATNQLTESNTLRMIFREFRIAAANGATLGIAIGTGTMLIYGIPALALVIAAAMVINNLIAGLAGVLIPVTLDRLRIDPAVSSAVFVTMMTDVMGFLSFLGLATLVGIGG, from the coding sequence ATGAGCGACACCGAACTCCACGAAGACACGCCCGCGCCCGAGAGCGAGCTGGACGAGGACGACCGGCTCAAGCCCGAATTCGTCAGCGCGGTGCTGGAGGCCGTCGCGGCAGGCGATGCCGAGGCCGCGCGCGCGCGCGTCGCGCCGCTCCACCCCGCCGACATCGCCGACCTGGTCGAGCTGACTCCGGCCGAGCTGCGCCCGGCGCTGGCCGCCGCGATCTCCGACCTGATCGACGGCGACGTGCTGGCGGAGATGAACGACTGGGTCCGCGAGGCGCTGGTCGACGCACTCGAGCCGCACCAGGTCGCGAACATCGCGGCCGAACTCGATACCGACGACGCCGTCGCGATCATCGAGGACATGGATTTCGAGGACCAGCGCGAGGTGTTGCGCGCGCTCGACCCCGATGACCGTGCCGCGATCGAGGAGGCGCTGAGCTATCCCGAGGAGACCGCGGGCCGGCTGATGCAGCGCGAGATGATCGCGGTGCCCGAGCATTGGACCGTGGGCAATGTGCTCGATTACCTGCGCGCCGACGAGGAACTGACCACCGACTTTTGGGAAATCTTCGTCGTCGATCCGGCGCACCGTCCGGTCGGCACCTGCATGCTCTCCTGGATCCTGCGCAGCCCGCGCGCCGTGTCGGTCAGCGACGTGATGAAGCGCGAGCAGACGCTGATCCCCGCCGACATGGACCAGGAGGAAGTCGCGCTGCGCTTCCAGAAATACGCGCTGATCTCCGCCGCGGTGGTCGACAGCGGCGGGCGGCTGGTCGGGATGATCACGGTGGACGACGTGGTCCACATCATTTCCGAAGAGGCGGGCGAGGACATCCTCCGCCTGTCGGGCGCGGGCGAGGGCGACATTAACGAGCCGGTGCTGCTGACCGTGCGCACCCGGCTGACCTGGCTGTTCGTCAACCTCGGCACCGCGATGCTGGCGGCATCGGTGGTCGGGCTGTTCCAGGGCGAGATCGCCAAGTTCGCGCTGCTCGCGGTGCTGATGCCGATCGTCTCCGGCATGGGCGGCAATGCCGGCACCCAGACGCTGGCAGTGGTGGTGCGCGCGCTGGCGACCAACCAGCTTACCGAATCGAACACGCTGCGGATGATTTTCCGCGAGTTCCGTATCGCCGCCGCCAATGGCGCGACGCTGGGGATAGCGATCGGCACCGGCACGATGCTGATCTATGGCATCCCGGCGCTGGCACTGGTGATCGCCGCGGCGATGGTGATCAACAATCTGATCGCAGGTCTCGCAGGGGTGCTGATCCCGGTGACGCTCGACCGGTTGCGGATCGATCCGGCGGTGTCGTCGGCGGTGTTCGTGACGATGATGACCGACGTGATGGGATTCCTGTCGTTCCTCGGGCTCGCGACGTTGGTCGGCATCGGCGGGTGA
- a CDS encoding IS110 family RNA-guided transposase produces MTMTYVGIDVSKDRLDVHVSPAGEAWTVGRDAEGLETLVARLGASAPLCIGLEATGGYETVVAAALGAAGLPVAVINPAQIRHFARAMGKRAKTDPIDAAVIARFVEATRPPPRALADTETRALADLVARRRQIIAMMVSERQRLRRATLLPLRKSIERLLAALQKELSDLERTIDEAVRGSPLWRDQEALLTSIPGVGPTTARTLLAELPELGQLGRRQISALAGVAPWTRQSGQWRGKAMIGGGRPTVRSALFMAALVASRYNPVLQALYQRLVASGKPKKVALIALARRLLTFANAILRSKSPWLAA; encoded by the coding sequence ATGACCATGACGTATGTGGGTATCGATGTTTCGAAGGATCGCCTGGACGTCCATGTCTCGCCCGCGGGCGAGGCCTGGACGGTCGGGCGCGATGCCGAGGGTCTGGAGACGCTGGTCGCGCGACTGGGCGCGTCGGCCCCGTTGTGCATCGGGCTGGAGGCGACCGGCGGCTATGAGACAGTGGTGGCTGCCGCGCTGGGGGCCGCAGGCTTGCCGGTGGCGGTGATCAATCCCGCGCAGATCCGTCACTTTGCGCGCGCGATGGGCAAACGCGCCAAGACTGACCCGATCGATGCGGCAGTGATTGCGCGCTTTGTCGAGGCGACGCGCCCGCCGCCGCGCGCACTGGCGGATACCGAGACGCGCGCGCTGGCCGACCTGGTGGCGCGGCGCCGGCAGATCATCGCGATGATGGTGAGCGAGCGCCAGCGGCTGCGGCGCGCAACGCTTTTGCCGCTGCGCAAAAGCATCGAGCGCCTGCTGGCTGCGCTGCAAAAGGAACTGTCCGACCTCGAACGGACGATCGACGAGGCCGTGCGGGGCTCGCCCTTGTGGCGCGATCAGGAAGCGCTGCTGACCTCGATCCCAGGCGTCGGCCCGACCACCGCCCGCACGCTGCTCGCCGAACTGCCCGAACTCGGCCAGCTCGGACGCCGCCAGATCAGCGCGCTCGCCGGCGTCGCGCCCTGGACCCGCCAGTCCGGCCAATGGCGCGGAAAGGCCATGATCGGCGGAGGACGCCCCACCGTTCGCTCGGCCCTCTTCATGGCCGCACTCGTCGCCAGTCGCTACAATCCCGTGCTCCAGGCGCTCTATCAGCGCCTCGTTGCCAGCGGAAAACCCAAAAAGGTCGCCCTGATCGCCCTCGCCCGCCGCCTGCTCACCTTCGCAAACGCCATCCTGAGGAGCAAATCCCCATGGCTCGCCGCTTGA